A region of Leptotrichia massiliensis DNA encodes the following proteins:
- the smpB gene encoding SsrA-binding protein SmpB has product MKNKVAKGGKMPVLARNKKAFHDYFVEDKLEAGIELVGTEVKSVKAGKVSIKESFIRIIRDEVFVMNMHITPYEFGNINNVAESRVRKLLLNRREIKKWSEKIKEQGYTIVPISVYTKQRLVKMEIGLAKGKKMHDKRESLKRKDIDRDMKKIQKNFTR; this is encoded by the coding sequence ATAAAAAACAAAGTAGCAAAAGGAGGGAAGATGCCAGTATTAGCTAGAAATAAAAAGGCTTTTCATGATTATTTCGTAGAAGATAAGCTGGAAGCAGGGATTGAGCTTGTGGGAACAGAAGTAAAATCGGTAAAAGCTGGGAAAGTGAGTATAAAAGAAAGCTTTATAAGAATCATACGTGATGAAGTTTTTGTAATGAATATGCATATTACACCTTATGAATTTGGAAATATCAACAATGTAGCAGAATCTCGTGTGAGAAAATTACTTTTGAATAGACGTGAAATAAAAAAATGGAGCGAAAAAATTAAGGAACAGGGTTATACCATTGTCCCAATTTCAGTTTATACAAAGCAAAGGCTTGTAAAAATGGAAATAGGGCTTGCAAAAGGTAAAAAGATGCACGATAAGAGAGAATCGCTTAAAAGAAAAGATATTGACAGGGATATGAAGAAAATTCAAAAGAATTTTACTAGATAA